In Grus americana isolate bGruAme1 chromosome 19, bGruAme1.mat, whole genome shotgun sequence, the following are encoded in one genomic region:
- the SPATA22 gene encoding spermatogenesis-associated protein 22, with amino-acid sequence MKRSLADTSTRSTAGCLPVPLFNQKKRNRQPLTSNPLKNEPGTSSGTCTYSFSPTSFGWGTANLEVAELQKAANNGQTEHQMAPSLMKPPNASKANLANVGKSLYACRAEEKAPSTKVWNRNEYAPLTNTTDSRSDSGVIRKFESLSNSLKTVQPQKTPGSHNSSQHIKTTETTQTYTSKGQWPVKPNTISRSLQDHSLAYKFNHNIQQNKMNEKQFDCVPEDKSQEVSSSQLKIKEKKNSLRIISAVIESMRHWSQYAYKTALLFEVLGTLDSAVTPGAYGAKNFLLRDGKESLPCVFYEIDRDLPRLIRGRVHRCMGNYDAKRNIFKCVSVRPATIQEQNTFQEFVKIADLDMTAYVKTINEI; translated from the exons atgaaaaggagtCTAGCTGACACTTCAACTCGCAGCACAGCAG gttGTCTGCCTGTGCCTCTcttcaatcagaaaaaaagaaatagacaGCCCCTCACTTCAAATCCACTCAAAAATGAGCCAGGTACCAGTTCTGGAACCTGTACTTACAGCTTCTCTCCCACATCATTTG GCTGGGGAACTGCAAACCTAGAAGTGGCTGAactacagaaagcagcaaacaaTGG CCAAACAGAACATCAGATGGCTCCTTCCCTTATGAAACCACCAAATGCATCAAAGGCTAATTTAGCAAATGTTGGGAAAAGCTTGTATGCCTGCAG ggcagaagagaaggctcccaGTACTAAAGTTTGGAACAGAAATGAGTATGCTCCTTTAACTAACACAACAGATTCAAGATCTGATAGTGGAGTTATTCGAAAGTTTGAGAGCCTTTCAAATAGTTTGAAAACTGTTCagccacaaaaaacccctggtAGCCATAATTCATCTCAGCATATCAAAACAACAGAAACCACCCAAACATACACGTCTAAAGGACAATGGCCAGTGAAACCTAACACTATTTCAAGAAGTCTGCAGGATCATAGTCTGGCATATAAATTTAACCACaatattcagcaaaataaaatgaatgaaaaacaatttgattGTGTTCCAGAGGACAAAAGTCAG GAAGTTTCATCatctcaattaaaaattaaagaaaaaaagaattctttgcGAATCATATCTGCAGTCATTGAAAGTATGAGGCACTGGAGTCAATATGCTTATAAAACTGCGCTATTATTTGAAGTTTTAG GCACACTTGATTCTGCAGTCACACCTGGAGCATATGGggcaaagaattttcttttgagagATGGAAAGGAGAGTCTGCCTTgtgtattttatgaaatt GACCGTGATCTTCCAAGACTAATTAGAGGTCGAGTGCACAGGTGCATGGGAAACTATGATgcaaaaaggaacattttcaaGTGCGTCTCTGTAAGACCAGCAACTATTCAAGAACAAAACACTTTCCAAGAATTTGTTAAAATTGCAGATCTTGATATGACAGCATATGTAAAAACaattaatgaaatttaa